A region of Microbacterium suwonense DNA encodes the following proteins:
- the nrdI gene encoding class Ib ribonucleoside-diphosphate reductase assembly flavoprotein NrdI, translating to MSAVATAAPLLVYFSSVSGNTARFIEKLGLPARRIPLHRNDEPVVIDEPYVLVTPTYGGGQGRGEEKGAVPKQVIRFLNDEHNRSLIRGVISAGNTNFGESFCLAGEIVSRKCKVPHLYRLEVFGTPDDVDRVSDGLERWWTPQLTSRQ from the coding sequence ATGAGCGCAGTCGCGACCGCCGCGCCGCTCCTGGTCTACTTCTCGAGCGTCTCGGGCAACACTGCGCGATTCATCGAGAAGCTCGGGCTCCCCGCCCGCCGCATCCCGCTGCATCGCAACGATGAGCCAGTCGTCATCGACGAGCCGTACGTGCTGGTCACCCCCACCTACGGAGGCGGCCAGGGGCGCGGTGAGGAGAAGGGCGCGGTTCCCAAGCAGGTCATCCGGTTCCTCAACGACGAGCACAACCGAAGCCTGATCCGCGGAGTCATCTCCGCGGGAAACACCAACTTCGGCGAGTCCTTCTGCCTCGCCGGAGAGATCGTGAGCCGCAAGTGCAAGGTGCCGCACTTGTACCGGCTGGAAGTATTCGGCACACCGGATGATGTTGATCGCGTGAGCGACGGATTGGAACGATGGTGGACACCGCAGTTGACGAGCAGACAGTGA
- a CDS encoding metal-sensitive transcriptional regulator — translation MIDDIKKRALHRTSILEGQLRGIARMIENEEYCMDIITQSRAVQRSLESLNRLLLENHLRTHVTDMFEQGGDEREQAVSELLKAFDFDRR, via the coding sequence GTGATCGACGACATCAAGAAGCGTGCTCTGCACCGCACCAGCATCCTCGAGGGGCAGCTGCGCGGCATCGCGCGGATGATCGAGAACGAGGAGTACTGCATGGACATCATCACGCAGTCGCGTGCCGTGCAGCGCTCACTGGAATCCCTGAACCGGCTGCTGCTGGAGAATCACCTGCGCACCCACGTCACCGACATGTTCGAGCAGGGCGGCGACGAACGCGAGCAGGCCGTGAGCGAACTGCTCAAGGCATTCGACTTCGACCGCAGGTAG
- a CDS encoding glycoside-pentoside-hexuronide (GPH):cation symporter translates to MRPARNRYGFGIGTIGRDASYTLVSMYLIFYLSDVLRVSAAVLAAVTVVLVVARVFDAISDPVMGVIVDNTHTRWGRFKPWILLGALVSSALLIVMFTDFGLSDGAFVTVFALVYVLWGLAYTANDIGYWSILPSLTQQQSERERIGAFARICANVGVFAVVIAIVPVSEALTAVTGDVRTAYTLIAVACSILLLVFQTVMLVTVREDPTIVHSRERTRFRELVRLIFRNDQLLVATIALLLFNLAFATTIGFGLYYFTYVYGDVNMYTLFALVLGVAQIAALACYPMISRRMTRRTLFTTAVSTVAAGYIVFAFAPAGSVFMTLLAALLLFSGQAAIQLLMLMFIADTVEYGNWKFGRRNDSVTLSLQPFIYKMSSALSSGVIGWTVIASGMQQAEGAADMTDGGILLVKLTMLIGPLILVVASYVVYRLGYRLDEGRYAQIVAELHERNSLEHDGAAPADDGTAPDGTAPDRPAAAGVEEAR, encoded by the coding sequence ATGAGACCGGCACGCAACCGCTACGGATTCGGGATCGGCACGATCGGACGCGATGCGTCGTACACGCTCGTGAGCATGTACCTGATCTTCTATCTCAGCGACGTGCTGCGCGTCTCGGCAGCAGTGCTGGCGGCCGTGACCGTTGTGCTGGTCGTCGCTCGCGTGTTCGATGCGATCAGCGATCCGGTGATGGGCGTGATCGTCGACAACACGCACACCCGCTGGGGCCGCTTCAAGCCGTGGATCCTGCTCGGTGCGCTGGTCTCGTCAGCCCTGCTGATCGTGATGTTCACGGACTTCGGGCTGAGCGACGGCGCCTTCGTCACCGTCTTCGCCCTGGTCTATGTGCTGTGGGGGCTCGCCTACACCGCCAACGACATCGGCTACTGGTCGATCCTGCCCTCTCTCACCCAGCAGCAGTCCGAACGAGAGCGCATCGGCGCGTTCGCTCGGATCTGCGCGAACGTCGGCGTCTTCGCGGTCGTCATCGCGATCGTGCCGGTCAGCGAGGCACTCACCGCCGTCACCGGCGATGTGCGGACGGCATACACGCTCATCGCCGTCGCCTGCAGCATCCTGCTCCTCGTCTTCCAGACGGTCATGCTCGTGACCGTGCGCGAGGACCCCACGATCGTGCACAGCCGCGAGCGCACCCGGTTCCGCGAACTCGTGCGGCTGATCTTCCGCAACGATCAGCTGCTGGTCGCGACGATCGCGCTGCTGCTGTTCAACCTCGCCTTCGCCACCACGATCGGCTTCGGGCTGTACTACTTCACGTACGTCTACGGGGATGTGAACATGTACACCCTGTTCGCCCTCGTGCTCGGCGTCGCACAGATCGCCGCTCTGGCCTGCTACCCGATGATCAGCCGGAGGATGACCAGGCGCACCCTGTTCACCACCGCCGTCTCCACGGTCGCGGCCGGGTATATCGTGTTCGCCTTCGCGCCGGCCGGTTCGGTGTTCATGACGCTGCTCGCGGCCCTGCTGCTGTTCTCGGGCCAGGCCGCCATCCAGCTGCTCATGCTCATGTTCATCGCCGACACGGTCGAGTACGGCAACTGGAAGTTCGGCCGTCGCAACGACAGCGTCACCCTGTCGCTGCAGCCGTTCATCTACAAGATGAGCTCCGCGCTCTCCAGCGGCGTGATCGGCTGGACGGTGATCGCCTCGGGGATGCAGCAGGCCGAGGGCGCCGCCGACATGACCGACGGCGGCATCCTGCTGGTCAAGCTCACGATGCTGATCGGGCCGCTGATCCTCGTGGTCGCCAGTTATGTCGTCTACCGGCTGGGCTACCGGCTCGACGAGGGCCGGTACGCGCAGATCGTCGCCGAACTACACGAACGCAACAGCCTCGAGCACGACGGCGCGGCACCCGCCGACGACGGCACGGCACCCGACGGCACGGCACCCGACAGGCCCGCGGCGGCGGGCGTGGAGGAGGCCCGGTGA
- a CDS encoding acyl-CoA dehydrogenase family protein, with product MSTFDPAAHLPDDLLERIRERAVVHDRENTFPQQDLDELREAGYLAILVPAELGGAGLGLEQAALLQQRLATASPATALAINMHLVWTGVAKVFGDRGVPGLEFVQRGAAAGEVFAFGISEGGNDLVLFGSDTDAEPRPDGGYAFTGTKIFTSLAPVWTKLGLHGLDTSSDDAPKLVFAFVDRTDAVVTSDDWDTLGMRGTQSRTTRLNGAVAAPEHIVRRIDPGPNPDPIVFGIFSVFEILLASVYTGIARRGLDLAVAAAQARRSKKTGTTYSQDPDIRWRIADMALAYDALPPQISSLARDVDELADHGPRWFTLLSGVKHRAVVMAKQVVDEAMLVAGGGSYFTSNELSRLYRDALAGMFHPSDPESAHATAASAWLGPLETPGS from the coding sequence GTGAGCACCTTCGACCCCGCAGCGCACCTTCCCGACGACCTGCTCGAGCGCATCCGCGAGCGCGCCGTCGTGCACGACCGCGAGAACACCTTCCCTCAGCAGGATCTCGACGAGCTGCGAGAGGCCGGCTACCTGGCGATCCTCGTGCCCGCCGAACTCGGCGGCGCGGGGCTCGGGCTCGAGCAGGCGGCGCTGCTGCAGCAGCGCCTGGCGACGGCATCCCCCGCCACTGCCCTGGCGATCAACATGCACCTGGTGTGGACCGGCGTCGCGAAGGTGTTCGGCGACCGCGGCGTGCCGGGGCTGGAGTTCGTGCAGCGCGGCGCAGCGGCCGGCGAGGTGTTCGCCTTCGGCATCAGCGAGGGCGGCAACGATCTGGTGCTGTTCGGCAGCGACACGGATGCCGAGCCCCGGCCCGACGGTGGCTACGCCTTCACCGGCACGAAGATCTTCACCTCGCTCGCCCCGGTGTGGACGAAGCTCGGCCTGCACGGCCTGGACACGTCCAGCGACGACGCGCCGAAGCTCGTCTTCGCCTTCGTCGACCGGACGGATGCCGTGGTCACCAGCGACGACTGGGACACGCTCGGAATGCGGGGTACGCAGAGCCGCACCACCCGTCTGAACGGCGCTGTCGCCGCCCCCGAGCACATCGTGCGCCGCATCGACCCGGGCCCGAACCCCGATCCGATCGTGTTCGGCATCTTCAGCGTGTTCGAGATCCTGCTGGCGTCGGTGTACACCGGCATCGCCCGGCGCGGCCTCGATCTGGCGGTCGCCGCCGCGCAGGCACGGCGCTCGAAGAAGACCGGCACGACCTACAGTCAGGATCCCGACATCCGCTGGCGCATCGCCGACATGGCGCTCGCCTACGACGCACTGCCCCCGCAGATCTCCTCGCTCGCCCGCGACGTCGACGAGCTGGCCGACCACGGTCCGCGCTGGTTCACTCTGCTGTCGGGGGTGAAGCACCGGGCGGTCGTGATGGCCAAGCAGGTGGTGGACGAGGCGATGCTCGTCGCCGGCGGCGGCTCGTACTTCACCTCGAACGAGCTGTCGCGGCTGTACCGCGACGCGCTGGCGGGAATGTTCCACCCGTCCGATCCCGAGTCGGCGCACGCCACGGCGGCGAGCGCCTGGCTGGGTCCACTGGAGACTCCCGGCTCCTGA
- the nrdH gene encoding glutaredoxin-like protein NrdH has translation MSITVYTKPSCVQCNATYRALDAKGIEYEILDLSEDAAALEQVKSLGYMQAPVVVTDEGHWSGFRPDKIDELAARLA, from the coding sequence ATGTCGATCACGGTCTATACCAAGCCTTCGTGCGTGCAGTGCAACGCCACCTACCGTGCCCTCGATGCGAAGGGCATCGAGTACGAGATCCTCGATCTCTCCGAGGATGCCGCGGCGCTCGAGCAGGTCAAGTCGCTCGGCTACATGCAGGCGCCGGTCGTCGTCACTGACGAGGGACACTGGTCGGGCTTCCGCCCGGACAAGATCGACGAGCTCGCAGCTCGTCTGGCGTGA